In Bombina bombina isolate aBomBom1 chromosome 6, aBomBom1.pri, whole genome shotgun sequence, a single genomic region encodes these proteins:
- the LOC128664627 gene encoding olfactory receptor 13C9-like: protein MRPFNQMDNHTYDTDFYITAFSHVYGKHFLFILFFLLYLICLSWNILIIAVTNIDPHLQSPMYFFLSNLSFVDASYTSVTVPKLMDIFITGNIRVSFTGCFVQLYFFTSMACTEILLLTAMAYDRYVAICKPLYYMLVMRKMNCILLVTGSWICGYGNSLFVTIFASYLSFCGPKHINQLFCDIKVLTKISCGDTKEFQTMIYIEALIMGLCPFLLILMSYSKIVANILTMHSTGKRQKAFSTCTAHLSVLFMFYGTLLCMYMSPPSENSEDLDQIFAVLYLAVTPTINPLIYSLRNKDIKMAIKKTMIWIPSRL from the coding sequence ATGAGACCCTTCAATCAGATGGACAATCACACCTATGATACAGATTTCTACATTACAGCATTTTCACATgtttatgggaaacattttctgtttattttatttttcttgctttACTTGATTTGTCTATCATGGAACATTTTGATAATTGCTGTGACTAATATAGATCCGCACCTACAATCACCTATGTATTTCTTCCTGAGCAATCTATCCTTTGTAGATGCCTCATATACATCAGTCACTGTTCCAAAACTGATGGATATTTTTATTACTGGGAATATCAGAGTCTCGTTCACTGGTTGCTTTGTCCAATTATACTTTTTCACATCCATGGCTTGCACAGAAATTCTACTGTTAACTGCAATGGCCTATGATCGTTACGTTGCTATATGTAAACCGTTATATTACATGCTTGTTATGAGAAAGATGAACTGTATCTTACTTGTTACAGGCAGCTGGATATGTGGCTATGGTAATTCactttttgttacaatttttgcaTCTTATTTATCTTTCTGTGGCCCAAAACATATTAACCAACTTTTCTGTGATATTAAAGTCCTAACTAAGATATCTTGTGGGGACACTAAAGAATTTCAAACAATGATATACATAGAGGCCTTGATCATGGGTCTTTGTCCCTTTCTGCTCATTCTAATGTCCTATTCCAAAATAGTAGCCAACATTTTAACAATGCATTCCACAGGAAAGAGACAAAAAGCTTTCTCCACCTGCACAGCCCACCTTAGTGTCCTTTTCATGTTCTATGGAACCCTTCTCTGCATGTACATGAGCCCACCTTCAGAAAACTCAGAAGACTTGGACCAAATATTTGCAGTGCTTTATCTAGCAGTGACCCCCACAATTAACCCCCTGATATACAGTCTAAGGAATAAAGATATAAAGATGGCTATAAAGAAGACAATGATATGGATTCCTAGTAGGTTATAA